In Geminocystis sp. NIES-3708, a single window of DNA contains:
- a CDS encoding molybdenum cofactor biosynthesis protein B, giving the protein MSIPHQNSQKKSINCAVVTISDTRTFETDISGKIAQEILINANHKIINYQIVKDEPHEIKSLLVNLASNEALNCIIFSGGTGISPRDNTYDIISRILEKTLSGFGEIFRYLSYQEIGSRAISSRAIGGVYNGKIVFSLPGSQNAVKLGLEKLIIPELNHLVEEINKG; this is encoded by the coding sequence ATGTCTATTCCTCATCAAAATTCACAGAAAAAAAGTATTAATTGTGCTGTTGTTACCATTAGTGATACTCGCACTTTTGAAACAGATATTAGTGGTAAGATTGCCCAAGAAATATTAATTAATGCTAATCATAAAATAATTAATTATCAGATTGTTAAAGATGAGCCACATGAAATAAAATCTTTATTAGTAAATTTAGCATCCAATGAAGCATTAAATTGCATTATTTTTTCTGGTGGTACAGGTATTTCTCCACGGGATAATACTTATGATATAATCAGTCGAATTTTAGAAAAAACGTTGTCAGGTTTTGGGGAAATTTTTCGTTATTTAAGTTACCAAGAAATAGGCTCAAGGGCAATATCTTCTAGGGCTATAGGAGGAGTATATAACGGGAAAATTGTCTTTTCGTTGCCCGGTTCTCAAAATGCCGTTAAACTAGGTTTAGAAAAGCTAATTATACCTGAATTAAACCATTTAGTTGAGGAAATAAACAAAGGTTAA
- the psb28 gene encoding photosystem II reaction center protein Psb28 — MAQIEFARGIVEESIPDVKLTRSRDGSNGTATFRFEGSKVLESGNTQEITGMYLVDEEGELVTREVKCKFINGEPKAIEAIYLIKSSQEWDRFMRFMERYAEEKGLGFTKS; from the coding sequence ATGGCTCAAATTGAATTTGCTAGAGGCATAGTAGAAGAATCTATCCCTGATGTTAAGTTAACTCGTTCCCGTGACGGTAGTAATGGCACTGCAACATTTCGTTTTGAAGGTTCAAAAGTACTAGAGAGTGGCAACACTCAAGAAATTACAGGAATGTACTTGGTGGATGAAGAGGGAGAATTGGTAACTCGTGAGGTAAAATGTAAATTTATTAATGGTGAACCTAAAGCTATAGAAGCAATTTATTTGATAAAATCTTCTCAAGAATGGGATAGATTTATGCGTTTTATGGAACGTTATGCAGAAGAAAAAGGATTAGGCTTTACTAAGTCTTAA
- a CDS encoding helicase C-terminal domain-containing protein gives MLEVEVHAELRNFLHKTEESSWLHHLTMARMVARGLRLRRSTIIQTGVNYEQYYPSYLTPVLLSSVSVIIVAEKKIQQALIKEKIPFLQKYLNTQKLVKSKFDKIFLKEFPLYVIDYDDWLDLLMNNTLDNDIVNIIEEAENLPDIITKYLTQEIVFQDWHSLLLLFPQHQNFIREKLAKLTKLIYSHPVNPYNSYLLEEEEIIIINELCNIIHRDIENKGTLQKFINLQTKILADKSYINYFTIHRKQGFFSIKSLPLELKFSINHIWENKSLILLSSYLEPQKYPLDYSEYLGLNLDNFTCLKFSPDGQNNSLNLYFPRNFPFPNNSQFQSRVTQEILALVSSIKINHHPIIIIINDVPLQTQVTANLAAYFGSRVQLNSINIGENSIIVCDIKFWLNYQSKLLTPILLIFATLPIPSLENPLISAQVTHYKNQKKDWFRLYLLPLAIKILQQSTMSVRKNQGVIALLDNRVNYRSYGVNILRSLEPYAKINYVDILGMNINS, from the coding sequence ATGTTAGAAGTAGAAGTACACGCAGAATTAAGAAATTTTTTACATAAAACAGAGGAATCTTCTTGGTTACATCATCTAACCATGGCAAGAATGGTAGCTCGTGGTTTAAGATTAAGACGATCAACAATTATCCAAACTGGGGTTAATTATGAACAATATTATCCAAGTTATTTAACTCCAGTTTTGTTATCTTCAGTTTCCGTCATTATCGTAGCAGAAAAAAAAATTCAACAAGCATTAATTAAAGAAAAAATTCCTTTTTTACAAAAATATCTAAATACGCAAAAATTGGTAAAAAGTAAGTTTGATAAAATTTTTTTAAAAGAATTTCCTTTATATGTTATTGACTATGATGATTGGCTAGATTTACTAATGAACAATACACTAGATAATGATATTGTTAATATTATTGAAGAAGCAGAAAATTTACCAGATATTATTACTAAATATTTAACTCAAGAAATAGTTTTTCAAGATTGGCATTCTTTATTGTTACTTTTTCCTCAACATCAAAATTTTATTAGAGAGAAATTAGCGAAACTAACTAAATTAATTTATAGTCATCCTGTTAATCCTTATAATAGTTATTTATTAGAAGAAGAAGAAATAATCATAATTAATGAGTTATGTAATATAATTCATCGAGATATTGAAAATAAAGGTACTTTACAAAAATTTATTAATTTACAAACAAAAATATTAGCAGATAAGTCATACATTAATTATTTTACGATTCATAGGAAACAAGGTTTTTTTTCTATTAAATCATTACCCTTAGAGTTAAAATTCTCTATTAATCATATTTGGGAAAATAAATCTTTAATTTTATTATCTAGTTATTTAGAGCCACAAAAATATCCTCTTGATTATAGCGAATATTTAGGATTAAATTTGGATAATTTTACCTGTTTAAAGTTTTCTCCTGATGGACAAAATAATAGTCTTAATCTTTATTTTCCTCGTAATTTTCCTTTTCCTAATAATTCTCAATTTCAAAGTAGAGTTACTCAAGAAATTTTAGCTTTAGTTAGCAGTATAAAAATTAATCATCATCCTATTATTATTATTATTAATGATGTACCTTTACAGACACAAGTTACAGCTAATTTAGCCGCTTATTTTGGTTCAAGAGTACAATTAAATTCCATCAATATAGGAGAAAATAGTATTATTGTTTGTGATATAAAATTTTGGTTGAATTATCAATCTAAATTATTAACCCCAATATTATTAATCTTTGCCACTTTACCAATTCCTTCTTTAGAAAATCCTCTAATTTCTGCACAGGTTACTCATTATAAAAATCAGAAAAAAGATTGGTTTCGCCTTTATTTATTACCTTTAGCTATTAAAATTTTGCAACAATCAACTATGTCTGTTAGAAAAAATCAAGGGGTGATAGCATTATTAGATAATAGAGTTAATTATCGTAGTTATGGTGTTAATATTTTACGCTCTTTAGAACCTTATGCTAAAATTAATTATGTTGATATTTTAGGAATGAATATAAATAGTTAA
- a CDS encoding NUDIX hydrolase, whose product MLEKQESPEILSSRLFFQGKKFQFEVNRLKLPNGIEGEWECIRHPGGALAVPITNDGKLVLVRQYRFALKSRLLEFPAGTVEEGEKPEITIKREIEEETGYRAHKWCSLGKFALAPGYSDEYIYAFLAQELEKLPNPPKQDEDEDIEVVLMTPDEFEKLAMTGNDIDAKTISSYFLARPFLL is encoded by the coding sequence ATGTTAGAAAAGCAAGAATCACCTGAAATTTTATCATCTCGTTTATTTTTTCAAGGAAAAAAGTTTCAATTTGAAGTTAATAGATTAAAATTACCAAATGGTATAGAAGGTGAATGGGAATGTATTCGTCATCCTGGTGGTGCTTTGGCTGTGCCTATTACCAATGACGGTAAATTAGTTTTAGTACGTCAATATCGCTTTGCTCTTAAAAGTCGATTATTAGAATTTCCAGCAGGTACAGTAGAAGAAGGAGAAAAACCCGAAATTACCATTAAACGAGAAATAGAAGAAGAAACAGGCTATCGTGCTCATAAATGGTGCAGTTTAGGTAAATTTGCTCTTGCCCCTGGATATTCTGATGAATATATTTATGCCTTCCTTGCTCAAGAATTAGAAAAATTACCCAATCCCCCTAAGCAAGATGAGGATGAGGATATTGAAGTGGTCTTAATGACTCCCGATGAGTTTGAAAAATTAGCCATGACTGGTAACGATATTGATGCCAAAACTATCTCTAGTTATTTTCTAGCTCGTCCTTTTCTGTTATGA
- a CDS encoding HAD-IA family hydrolase codes for MNINHQPKVIFLDAVGTIFGVKNSVGDIYTQLAKKYGVNREAQIINDCFYEAFKNSPSLAFDIKNKEEIKRLEFQWWQKVTYNTFNRDDAIKDFTNFEDFFIELYNYFKTSQPWFIYDDVIPSLNRWQKQGIELGIISNFDTRIYDVLDNLNLKKYFETITISSLTGVAKPDEKIFLTALAKHNCQAENAWYIGDSVKEDYWGAKFIGMKSFWLNRKMKG; via the coding sequence ATGAACATTAATCATCAACCTAAAGTTATTTTTTTAGATGCTGTGGGTACAATTTTTGGCGTCAAAAATAGTGTTGGTGATATTTATACTCAACTAGCAAAAAAATATGGTGTTAATCGAGAAGCACAGATAATTAATGATTGTTTTTATGAAGCTTTTAAAAATTCTCCCTCTCTTGCTTTTGACATAAAAAATAAAGAAGAAATCAAAAGATTAGAATTTCAGTGGTGGCAAAAAGTTACTTATAATACTTTTAATCGAGATGATGCTATAAAAGATTTTACAAATTTTGAAGACTTTTTTATAGAACTTTATAATTACTTTAAAACTAGCCAACCTTGGTTTATTTATGATGATGTGATACCTAGTTTAAACCGATGGCAAAAACAAGGAATTGAGTTAGGTATTATTTCTAATTTTGACACTCGAATTTATGATGTTTTAGATAACTTAAATTTAAAAAAATACTTTGAAACAATCACTATTTCTTCTTTAACAGGAGTCGCTAAACCTGATGAGAAAATTTTTTTGACTGCTTTAGCAAAACATAATTGTCAAGCCGAAAATGCTTGGTATATAGGAGATAGTGTTAAAGAAGATTATTGGGGGGCAAAATTCATAGGAATGAAAAGTTTTTGGCTAAATCGCAAAATGAAGGGGTAA
- a CDS encoding YggT family protein, protein MSNISYLVINTVTNFIQLYLILIFVRILLSWFQTAEWAGNVISFLAPITDPYLNIFRSFIPPLGGIDFSAILAIFVLQLIPQLLISIVGVI, encoded by the coding sequence ATGAGTAATATAAGCTATTTAGTTATTAATACAGTAACCAATTTTATTCAATTATATTTAATACTTATATTTGTGAGAATTCTTTTAAGTTGGTTTCAAACGGCAGAATGGGCAGGTAACGTCATTTCATTTTTAGCACCTATTACTGATCCTTATCTTAATATATTTCGTTCTTTTATACCCCCATTAGGAGGTATAGATTTTTCTGCAATTTTAGCTATCTTTGTTTTGCAGTTAATTCCTCAATTGTTAATCTCTATCGTTGGAGTAATTTAA